The DNA region GAGTTACCTTCTCCTCTTGGGGAGCGCCTCAAGTTCCTCAGGGCGATGGGATGGGAGGATATCCAAAAGCAGCGCCTTTACCTGAGGGAGGCCCTCTGCCAGGGGGCAAGGGCTTTGGGGTTTGGGGTTACGGAAGGAAATCTTTTCCCACTGATTGTGATTCTCGAGCTCCCCGAGGGGGTGGAGAGGGAAGAGCTCCTTTTTTCCCTGCGGAGGAGGGGGGTTCTTGCCGGTCCTGTTCCTCGAAGAGATAGGACCCTTTGGGTGCGGTGTGGGGATACCTTAAGTATCTCGGAAATCCATGGTATTCTTGAGGTGCTCCGGAAAGGTGTGCATACTGCGGAGACGGAGGTGGATGGAGGGTGAAGGAGGCAATTCGTATTCTCTGTGCTCGGGGTGTGCCTGAGGATATGGTGAAGCGCCTTTCGGAGGAAATCGGCCCGGTGGAGGTCCTCACCTCAGACGATGAGGAAGAAATCATCAGGGCCATAGGGGACAAGGACGTGTTCGTTGTGCGTTCCAAGCCCCTTGTGACTGCCCGGATTATCGAGCACGCCCCCCGGCTCAAGGTCGTTGCCCGTCCGGGGGTGGGGACGGACAACATCGATAAAAAAGCGTGTGAAGCCCGGGGCATTCAGGTTATGAATACTCCTGAGGCTTCGGCAGGGAGTGTGGCGGAGCTCACCATAGGGCTTGCCATTGCGCTTTTGCGCCACCTCTATTTGACTTGTGCCTTCCTCAAGGAGGGGAAGTGGGCCAAGGGGAAGTACACCGGGAGAACCGTTGAGGGGAAGACCTGGGGCGTGGTGGGTTTTGGGAGCATCGGCCGGCGGGTCGCCGAAATCGTGAAGGCCATGCGGGCCGAAGTCATAGCCTACGATCCCTATGTCCCTGAGGAGGAGTTTGTCCGGCGGGGGGTGAAGCGGGCTTTCCGGCTTGAGGAGCTCCTTGAGCGGAGCGACATTGTTTCACTCCATGTGGTCCTCAACAGCGAAACAGCAGGGCTCCTCTCGGGGGAGATGCTCCGGAAGATGAAAAAGGGTGCCTACCTCATCAACACTTCCCGGGGAAAGGTTGTCGATCAGAAGGCGCTCCTTGAGGTCCTGCGGGATGGGCATCTTGCGGGAGTGGCGCTCGATGTGTACGAGACTGAACCTCCTTCTCCGCAGGACCTCGAGCTCCTCGCCCAGGAGAACGTCATCTGCACCCCCCACATTGGCGGGAGCACTGAGGAGGCTTTTCTCAACGCCACGGAGATTCTCGTGAACAAGCTCAGGGCCTTCTTTTACCCTGGAGAGGGGGTTCCAATCGGGTACTGATGGCGATGAAACCCTTTGAGGTTCTCGACCACACCGCAGATATTGGCCTTGTGGCCTGGGGAAGGTCCCTGGAGGAGCTCTTCGCCAACGCTGCCCTGGGAATGTTTTCCCTCATCGGGGCGTTAGAAAAGGTAGGCGAAGGATTCGAGGCTTCTGTCTCTGTAGAGGGAAGCGACTACGAGGATCTCCTTGTCACCTGGCTTAATGAGCTACTCTACCTTTTCGAGGCTGAGGAAGTGCTCCTTGCCCGTTTTGAGATTCTCGAGCTCGGGCAGTACTACCTGAAGGGAAAGGTGTACGGGGAACCAATCGATTTTGCGAAACATGAGATTTTCCGAATCGTCAAGGCCTGTACGTACCACGAGGTGAAGGTGGAGGAGGTTGAGCCAGGACTTTTCCGGGCACAGGTGTACTTCGATATCTGAGGGGAGGTTGAAGGCGATGCCTGAGTGGAGTGGCCCACTGCAGAAGATAGACGACTGGCGTTTCCGAATCCCCAAGGATTACAAACCCGGAATGCGGGTTGAGGGGGTTATTTACGCCAGTGAGCGGATGATTCGGGCAATCCGCAAAGACCAGGCCCCGGAGCAGGTGGCAAACGTCGCCTTTCTGCCCGGGATTGTGGGCAAATCCCTGGCCATGCCCGATATCCACTGGGGGTACGGGTTCCCCATTGGGGGTGTGGCGGCCACGGCTCTTGAGGAAGATGGGGTTATCTCCCCTGGAGGCGTGGGCTTTGACATCAACTGTGGCGTTCGGGTGGTGAAGACGAACCTCACGAAAGACGAGGTCCTTCCGCGCCTTGAAAAACTCCTTTCGGTCCTTTTCCGGAACATCCCCTCTGGGGTGGGTTCAGAGGGAAAGCTCTCCTTTTCCCCGAGTGAGCTCCGCAGAGTCATGACTCAGGGGGCGCAGTACGTGATTTCCCGGGGCTTTGGCTGGCCTGAGGACAAAGACCACATTGAAGAGGGTGGCGCCATGGAAGGTGCAGACCCTGACGCGGTGAGCGACAAGGCCATCGAGCGGGGGAAGGACCAGCTTGGCACCCTCGGCTCAGGGAACCACTTCCTGGAGATTGAGGTCGTTGAGCGCATCTTCCGTCCCGATGTGGCAGAGATTTTTGGGCTCTTTGAGGGCCAGGTTATCATCATGGTCCACACCGGTTCCCGGGGTTTTGGCCACCAGATTTGCACCGATTACCTCCAGAAGATGCAGAATGCCATGAACCGCTACGGCATCAAGGTACCGGATAGGCAGCTTGCCTGTGCGCCCCTGTCCTCTCCTGAGGGCAGAGGGTACTTTGCGGCCATGGTTTCGGCGGCGAACTTTGCCTGGGCGAACCGCCAGCTCATCACCCACTGGATTCGGGAGTCTTTTGAGGAGGTCTTCGGGAAATCGGCCCGTTCCCTCGGGATGGAGGTCCTCTATGACGTCGCGCACAATATCGCCAAAATCGAGGAGCACGAGGTGGACGGAAAGCGGATGAAAGTCTGCGTCCACCGCAAGGGGGCAACAAGNNNNNNNNNNCCGCGGTTCCGGAACGTTTCCGAGGCGTTGGCCAGCCGGTCCTCATTCCCGGGGACATGGGCACAGGGTCCTACATCCTTGTGGGGACGGAACTTGCGATGCAAGAGACCTTTGGGTCCACCTGCCACGGGGCAGGGAGAGTCATGAGCCGCTCGGAGGCCGATCGGACCTCCCGGGGTCGGGACATTGCCGCAGAACTCGAAAAGCGGGGCATCCTCGTCATGGCGGAGAGCAAGGCCACACTCCGGGAGGAGATTCCCGAGGCGTACAAGGATGTCGGTGAAGTCGTCGAGGTGGTGGAAAAAGCAGGAATTTCCAAAAAGGTGGCCTACGCTCGTCCTCTGGGAGTCATCAAGGGGTAGGAGGATGGACGATGCTTGACTGGAAGTGGGTTCGAGAGCACAGAAAGGAAGTGGAGGAAGCCCTGCGGAAGCGGGGCATGGGCACGGAAATTCTTGAGGAACTCTTTGCCCTTGACGAGAAGCGGAGGAGCCTCCAGAAGGAGGCCGATTCGCTGAGGCAGAGAAAGAACCAGATTGCGAAGGCCATTGGCGCGCTGAGACGGGAGGGTAAAGACCCCGGGGATCTCCTCCGGGAGGGTGAGGAAATCTCCACCCGCCTGGACTCCCTTGAGGAGGAGCTACGGGAAACCGAGGAGAGGTGGAGGGAGAAGCTCCTTTTCCTCCCCAACATCCCTCACGAGACCGTCCCCTTTGGGAGGGGTGAGGAGGACAACGTCGAGGTCCGCTGGTGGGGGGAACCGAGGGAGTTCGATTTCCCCCCTCGGCCGCACTGGGAAATCGGGGAGATTCTCAACATTCTCGATTTCGAGCGGGGAGCCAAAATCGCCTCATCCCGTTTCACGGTGCTCAAGGGGAAAGGGGCACTCCTTGAGCGGGCGCTCATCAATTTCATGCTCGATCTCCACACCCTAAAGCACGGGTACCAGGAAATCTTCCCACCCTTTCTCGTGAACACCAAGACCATGACTGGGACGGGACAGCTCCCCAAGTTCTTTGACGACCTCTACCACTGCCAGGACGATCTCCACCTCATACCGACTGCAGAGGTTCCGGTGACGAATCTCCACGCCGATGAAATCCTTGAGGAGGAGGACCTTCCCATCTACTACGTGGCGTACAGTGCCTGTTTCAGGCGGGAAGCGGGCTCCTACGGAAAGGACGTTCGGGGGCTCATTCGGCAGCACCAGTTCAACAAGGTGGAGCTCGTGAAGTTCGTCCACCCGGATCACTCCTACGATGAGCTTGAGGAGCTCGTTCGGGACGCAGAAGAAGTCCTCGAACTCCTCGGGCTTCCCTACCGGGTGGTGACGCTGTGCACCGGGGATCTCGGTTTTGCCGCGGCAAAGACCTACGATATCGAGGTCTGGCTTCCTTCTCAAGGGAGGTATCGGGAGATTTCCTCGTGCAGCAACTTTGAGGATTTTCAGGCGCGGCGGGCGAACATCCGCTTCCGTTCTCAAAGCGGGAAGCTCCACTACGTGCACACCCTGAACGGCTCAGGCCTTGCAGTAGGCAGGACTCTCGTGGCCATTCTTGAGAACTACCAGCAGGAGGACGGGACGGTTGTGGTTCCTGAGGTTCTCCGCCGCTACATGCACGGCCTTGACATGCTCACTCCGGAATTCGAGGTGAAGTGAATGGAGCGCCTCGGGATTGGCATCGTTGGTTTTGGCTTCATCGGAAGAATTCACGCCCTTGCCTTTTCGTCCCTCCCCTTTTACTATGCCGATCTCCCCTTTATCCCCGAAATTCGCGGCATCTGCACCTCCCGGGAGGATACCGCCCGGAAAGCCCAGGAGGAAACCGGGGTTCCCTTTGTGACGTCCCGTTTTGAGGAGCTCGTGCACCGGGAGGACATCGATGTTATCGTGGTCGCAACCCCAAATGCCCTGCACCTCCCTGTCGTTTTTGAGGCAGCCCGGGCGAAAAAGGCCATTTACTGCGACAAGCCCTTGGCCTCGAGCTTGGAGGAGGCAGAAAAAATACGGGAAGCCGTCACCGCCTGGGGTGTTCCCTTTGGTATGGCCTTTCAGAACCGTTTCGTTCCCGCCATTCTCCGGGCTCGGGAGCTCATCCAAAGCGGTTTCCTTGGGGAGGTTACCCGGGTTCGCGTCCAGTACCTCCACTCCGGGTACAACGATCCCCTCCGTCCCATGAGCTGGCGCCTTGACAGGAAGCTCTCTGGCGGTGGAGCTCTCGCAGACCTCGGGTCCCATGGGATTGATCTTGTCCGGTACCTCCTTGGGGATTTCACGGTCGAAAGTGCCCGGGCAAGAACTTTCGTGAAGCGGCGGCCAAAAGACGCCTCTCGGGAGGAATTCGTCGAGGTTCTCGTCGACGACTGGGCTGAAGTTTTGGGTTCTCTTCCTGGTGGGGCCCCTGTAACCCTTGAGGCGAGCCGTTTCGCCACCGGAAGCTGCGATGAGCTTCGCCTGGAAATCGAGGGAATGGAAGGGGCCATCCGCTACAACTCGATGCAACCGAACTTCCTCCTTGTGTACGATGCCCGTCGCCCATCCGGCCCTTACGGTGGGGAGCGGGGGTTCCAGCACATTGAGTCGGTCCACCAGTACCCCTATCCGAACCGGATTCCCGGAAAATTTGCCATTGGCTGGGTTCGAGCCCACATTGCCTGTGCCCATGATTTCCTCCTGCACCTTGCTGGGAAACCCTCTCTTGGGGCTACCCTTGAGGATGGGGTGGCAGTGCAGCGGGTTCTTGAGAGAGCCTATGAGCTCTCTGGGTATTGAAGCGCAAGAAGGTCCATGGTATACTACGGATGTCTCGGAGAGGTGGCCGAGTGGCTGAAGGCAATCGCCTGCTAAGCGATTAGGCGGTCTAAAAACCGCCTCGAGGGTTCGAATCCCTCCCTCTCCGCCAGAGCAAGGAGGAGCCCCATGCGGAGCTACCGGAAGGAACTCTGGTTCCATACCCCCACCCGTCGTGCCTTCGTGAACATCACTCCCCTTCTTGAGGAATGCCTTCGCGAGAGCGGCATAAAGGAAGGTCTCCTCCTCTGCAACGCCATGCACATCACCGCAAGCGTCTTCGTGAACGATGACGAAGAGGGCCTCCACGAGGACTTCGAGCGATGGCTTGAGAAACTCGCTCCGGAAAAGCCCTACGAACAGTACCGTCACAATGTGGGAGAGGACAATGCCGATGCGCATCTCAAGCGGACCATCATGGGACGGGAAGTGGTCATTGCCGTGACTGATGGGAGGCTCGATCTTGGTCCCTGGGAGCAGGTCTTCTACGGGGAGTTCGACGGGAAGCGCCCCAAGCGGGTTCTGGTGAAAATCATAGGGGAATAGACTGCAGAAACTGTGGTACAATGCAGGAAAAGGGAAGGAGGGAGTACGGATGGCCATTTCCAGGTTCCTTGAGGAAGATCGGGCGAGCATGCCTCTTGCAGTTCTTGCCGTGGTGTTCGTCATCCTTGCGGTTATTTTTGTCCTTGCCGGCCTTGTGGCTGCAGTGCAACTCCAGGCCGGTGCGGCGGTGGGGTCCCTGGCCCTGGTGGCCCTTTTTGGCATCCTTGGCGCCATTTTCCAGCTCCTTGTCCTCTACCAGTGGGCGCGGGCCATCAACCGGAACATCACGAATACCCGGGATGTTTTCCTCAACCTGAAGGACCGCTTAGAGGACCCGCTTCGGGGGGAAATCGGGTTCTTTGCCAACCGCACCGAGGAATTCGTGGTGCAGACCTGGCCGTTCTGGCTGTACCTTGTGTTCTACCTCATCGGGCTCTTCACAGGGGTGTACGCAATTCTCTTCAACATCCTAGCGTTCATTTTCCTTGCGGTGTACCTCCATCACATCTTCCGCTCCACCGGGAAGCTCTCAGACCTCAAGGATAAGCTCTACCAGTACCTTGAGGATAAGCACGGTGTTCGTCTTGGTGGTCGGGTGTTCAGGATACCGCGCCGGAGCATCATTCTCTTCATCATCCTGAGCATCATCACCTTTGCCATCTACTGGCTGTACCTCCTTGTGAAGCTCTCAAGCGAAATCAACCACTACCTCTCTACAGATGAGGCTCTGCGGCGGGAGGTCGAGGAGGCCCTGGGTCGAGTTTCCTGATGCTGTACCCAATCATCGTCTTTAATCTTGTGTTCTTTGTGGCCACTGTGGCAAGCGGTGGTTTTACTCTTTCTAACCTCTTGCGTCTTGGGGCAAAGTACGGGCCGCTTGTCGCCTCAGGGGAGTGGCAGCGGCTCCTCATCTCCATTTTCCTCCACGGGAACGTGTGGCATCTCTTCTTCAACACCTACGCCCTTTTTCAGCTCGGCAGGCTCGTTGAGGGCATATACGGGTATCGGAAGTTCTTCGTCGTGTACGTGCTCTCGGGGCTTTCAGGAAGTCTCCTCTCCTTTCTCGTCAACTTTCGACAGGTGGGCGTGGGAGCAAGCGGGGCCATTTTTGGTCTGGCGGGGTTTCTCTTCTCCGGGGGCCTCAAGTACCGGAATACCTCTCTCCACCGCTTAGGCATGAGCCTTCTCCCCTTCATATTCATCAACCTCCTCATTGGCTTCACCGTCCCGGCTATCGACAACGCGGCCCATGTTGGGGGGCTCCTCGCAGGTATGGGGCTTGGGTGGATTATCGCTCCTGGATTCTCGGTGTTCTCCTGGAAGCGCTGGGGGGAGGGTATTGCGTACGGTGCCTGTGTTGCCCTTGTGGCCTTCAGCATTGCTTCCTTTTTCCTTCCCGGGATGCTCCAGGGAGCGGTATCCCTTGAGGCGGTTGTAACCTTTCACAACAGGGTTCGGGATATCCTTGCCGGTATCGAGGAAGGAGTGCTTCCTCCGAAGTACACCGTTGAGTCCCTTCGTCCCCCCGATCGGGAAGCCCAGAGAATCAAGGACCTCCTTCGGGCTTTCCTTGAGGAGGGGGATGAAACGCGCCTTGCAGAAGTTGAAGAGGCTTTCCTGCGCTGGCGAAGAAATGTCCTGAGAAAATACGAGGGCTTGGTCTTTGAGAGTGCGCCGTGATTTTCTATCTTTTTCTGCTTCTTGGACTTGGGTTCCTTGTGGGAAGACTCTTTAGGCCGCGTGCGGGAAAGGTGGGGAAGGTGCTCACGGACGCCGGTCTTTTCGTGCTCATTTTCGCCATGGGAGCTCGCCTTGGGGCAGACCAGACTGCCCGAGCGAAGCTCTCTTCCATCGGCCTTTCGGCATTTTTTCTTGCTTTTCTTTCGGGAATGGGAGCAGTGG from Candidatus Caldatribacterium sp. includes:
- a CDS encoding rhomboid family intramembrane serine protease codes for the protein MLYPIIVFNLVFFVATVASGGFTLSNLLRLGAKYGPLVASGEWQRLLISIFLHGNVWHLFFNTYALFQLGRLVEGIYGYRKFFVVYVLSGLSGSLLSFLVNFRQVGVGASGAIFGLAGFLFSGGLKYRNTSLHRLGMSLLPFIFINLLIGFTVPAIDNAAHVGGLLAGMGLGWIIAPGFSVFSWKRWGEGIAYGACVALVAFSIASFFLPGMLQGAVSLEAVVTFHNRVRDILAGIEEGVLPPKYTVESLRPPDREAQRIKDLLRAFLEEGDETRLAEVEEAFLRWRRNVLRKYEGLVFESAP
- a CDS encoding archease, coding for MAMKPFEVLDHTADIGLVAWGRSLEELFANAALGMFSLIGALEKVGEGFEASVSVEGSDYEDLLVTWLNELLYLFEAEEVLLARFEILELGQYYLKGKVYGEPIDFAKHEIFRIVKACTYHEVKVEEVEPGLFRAQVYFDI
- a CDS encoding YjbQ family protein, producing MRSYRKELWFHTPTRRAFVNITPLLEECLRESGIKEGLLLCNAMHITASVFVNDDEEGLHEDFERWLEKLAPEKPYEQYRHNVGEDNADAHLKRTIMGREVVIAVTDGRLDLGPWEQVFYGEFDGKRPKRVLVKIIGE
- a CDS encoding Gfo/Idh/MocA family oxidoreductase yields the protein MERLGIGIVGFGFIGRIHALAFSSLPFYYADLPFIPEIRGICTSREDTARKAQEETGVPFVTSRFEELVHREDIDVIVVATPNALHLPVVFEAARAKKAIYCDKPLASSLEEAEKIREAVTAWGVPFGMAFQNRFVPAILRARELIQSGFLGEVTRVRVQYLHSGYNDPLRPMSWRLDRKLSGGGALADLGSHGIDLVRYLLGDFTVESARARTFVKRRPKDASREEFVEVLVDDWAEVLGSLPGGAPVTLEASRFATGSCDELRLEIEGMEGAIRYNSMQPNFLLVYDARRPSGPYGGERGFQHIESVHQYPYPNRIPGKFAIGWVRAHIACAHDFLLHLAGKPSLGATLEDGVAVQRVLERAYELSGY
- a CDS encoding DUF4234 domain-containing protein; its protein translation is MAISRFLEEDRASMPLAVLAVVFVILAVIFVLAGLVAAVQLQAGAAVGSLALVALFGILGAIFQLLVLYQWARAINRNITNTRDVFLNLKDRLEDPLRGEIGFFANRTEEFVVQTWPFWLYLVFYLIGLFTGVYAILFNILAFIFLAVYLHHIFRSTGKLSDLKDKLYQYLEDKHGVRLGGRVFRIPRRSIILFIILSIITFAIYWLYLLVKLSSEINHYLSTDEALRREVEEALGRVS
- the serS gene encoding serine--tRNA ligase — protein: MLDWKWVREHRKEVEEALRKRGMGTEILEELFALDEKRRSLQKEADSLRQRKNQIAKAIGALRREGKDPGDLLREGEEISTRLDSLEEELRETEERWREKLLFLPNIPHETVPFGRGEEDNVEVRWWGEPREFDFPPRPHWEIGEILNILDFERGAKIASSRFTVLKGKGALLERALINFMLDLHTLKHGYQEIFPPFLVNTKTMTGTGQLPKFFDDLYHCQDDLHLIPTAEVPVTNLHADEILEEEDLPIYYVAYSACFRREAGSYGKDVRGLIRQHQFNKVELVKFVHPDHSYDELEELVRDAEEVLELLGLPYRVVTLCTGDLGFAAAKTYDIEVWLPSQGRYREISSCSNFEDFQARRANIRFRSQSGKLHYVHTLNGSGLAVGRTLVAILENYQQEDGTVVVPEVLRRYMHGLDMLTPEFEVK
- a CDS encoding LysO family transporter — its product is MFYLFLLLGLGFLVGRLFRPRAGKVGKVLTDAGLFVLIFAMGARLGADQTARAKLSSIGLSAFFLAFLSGMGAVVFAALFERLLERRKSR
- a CDS encoding hydroxyacid dehydrogenase codes for the protein MKEAIRILCARGVPEDMVKRLSEEIGPVEVLTSDDEEEIIRAIGDKDVFVVRSKPLVTARIIEHAPRLKVVARPGVGTDNIDKKACEARGIQVMNTPEASAGSVAELTIGLAIALLRHLYLTCAFLKEGKWAKGKYTGRTVEGKTWGVVGFGSIGRRVAEIVKAMRAEVIAYDPYVPEEEFVRRGVKRAFRLEELLERSDIVSLHVVLNSETAGLLSGEMLRKMKKGAYLINTSRGKVVDQKALLEVLRDGHLAGVALDVYETEPPSPQDLELLAQENVICTPHIGGSTEEAFLNATEILVNKLRAFFYPGEGVPIGY